From the Accumulibacter sp. genome, one window contains:
- a CDS encoding DUF4338 domain-containing protein produces MDAMTPSSWVHCGREFSAREVADICATVAWLPGLARHELAATLCEHLGWVTLTGTAKTGACLEFLQRLQAAGLLVLPAQRAARVSRSTPRCPAQPRAVAEPMVEPTPVEVSLSALAPVRLEVIHDTALAKQWDDLMARWHPLGFQGAFGYRLRYFITAGELRLGCVLLSGAARAVAVRDDWIGWTAQTRRHNLPRVLNNSRFLIFPHVRVPHLASQVLGQLARRARSDWLEHWGFEPLLLESFVDPRQHTGTCYRAAGWQLLGETSGRGLARPGRTYHSTPRQVWVKPLGSDGRDRLCAVTEPTRR; encoded by the coding sequence ATGGATGCGATGACGCCGAGCAGTTGGGTGCACTGCGGCCGGGAGTTCAGTGCGCGAGAGGTTGCCGACATCTGCGCGACGGTGGCGTGGCTGCCCGGGTTGGCGCGCCATGAACTGGCGGCGACGCTGTGCGAGCATCTGGGCTGGGTGACGCTGACGGGGACGGCGAAGACGGGCGCCTGCCTGGAGTTCCTGCAGCGCTTGCAGGCGGCCGGCCTGCTCGTCCTGCCCGCACAGCGGGCCGCGCGGGTATCCCGTTCGACGCCACGCTGCCCGGCGCAGCCCCGGGCCGTTGCCGAGCCGATGGTCGAGCCGACTCCGGTGGAGGTTTCGCTGTCGGCCCTGGCCCCGGTCCGCCTGGAAGTGATCCACGACACCGCCTTGGCGAAGCAATGGGATGATCTGATGGCGCGCTGGCACCCGCTCGGTTTCCAGGGTGCCTTCGGCTACCGGTTGCGTTACTTCATCACGGCGGGCGAGCTGCGGCTCGGTTGTGTCCTGTTGTCCGGTGCCGCCCGGGCAGTGGCCGTGCGCGACGACTGGATCGGCTGGACCGCTCAGACCCGGCGCCACAACCTGCCACGGGTACTCAACAACAGTCGCTTCCTGATCTTCCCGCACGTTCGCGTACCGCATCTGGCCAGCCAGGTGCTCGGCCAACTCGCGCGTCGTGCGCGCAGCGACTGGCTCGAACATTGGGGCTTCGAGCCCCTGCTGCTGGAAAGCTTCGTCGACCCGCGACAGCATACCGGCACCTGCTACCGGGCTGCCGGTTGGCAATTGCTCGGAGAGACCAGCGGACGCGGGCTGGCCCGCCCTGGGCGGACCTATCACAGCACGCCTCGGCAAGTATGGGTCAAGCCGCTCGGCAGCGACGGTCGGGACCGGCTGTGCGCCGTGACCGAGCCCACCCGGCGATGA
- a CDS encoding transposase family protein, with protein sequence MSKPCSRPTRAGIRAQRSDKRRQEQALNAKRRAMGQRPQSPPPLPNRCSAFTTIDEERAAREDAVSKQARLLRQELPALLDQLERIPDPRAPRKRRHKLTALLLYGLLMFVFQFASRRETNREMTRPQFLANLQLLFPQIEALPHADTLYRLLRDIDLTQLEQAHVDLVRRLIRGKSFRRYLINHCHPIAIDGSQKLAGDTLWAEELLQRSVGKDENRHTQYFVYVLEASLVFHGGLVIPLLSEFLEHALGDSEAQKQDCELRGFARLSDRLKRLFPRLPILLVLDGLYANGPVMQRCRRAGWQFMIVLRDKDLPSVWEEFRALQPRQSQTRQLDWGKRQQHFSWVNDIEYAFGANGRCRLKLHVVVCEESWQRVDQQAAIVTETARHAWLSSRPLSCENVHVRCNLGARHRWGIEAGFLVEKHQGYHYEHAFALDWNAMRGYHLLMRLAHVFNTLARFTRQLRDLFDQLGVRGAIAFIRNSCAAPWLDSARMRVLLAKPFLLQLE encoded by the coding sequence ATGAGCAAACCCTGCAGTCGTCCGACGCGTGCCGGCATTCGGGCGCAACGCAGCGACAAGAGACGGCAGGAGCAGGCGCTGAACGCGAAGCGGCGCGCGATGGGACAACGGCCCCAGTCACCCCCGCCGCTGCCCAACCGATGCTCGGCCTTCACGACCATCGACGAAGAACGGGCAGCCCGCGAGGACGCCGTGAGCAAGCAGGCACGCCTCCTGCGCCAGGAGCTGCCGGCCTTGCTCGACCAGCTGGAACGGATTCCCGACCCGCGGGCCCCCAGGAAGCGCCGGCACAAGCTGACCGCGCTGCTGCTCTATGGGCTGCTGATGTTCGTCTTCCAGTTCGCCTCCCGGCGCGAGACCAACCGCGAAATGACCCGTCCGCAGTTCCTCGCCAACCTGCAATTGCTGTTCCCGCAGATCGAGGCCCTGCCGCACGCCGACACCCTCTATCGGCTGCTGCGCGACATCGACCTGACGCAACTCGAACAGGCGCACGTCGACCTGGTGCGCCGCCTGATCCGCGGCAAGAGCTTCCGGCGTTATCTGATCAACCACTGCCATCCGATCGCCATCGATGGCTCGCAGAAGCTCGCCGGCGACACCCTCTGGGCGGAGGAACTCCTGCAGCGCAGCGTCGGCAAGGACGAAAACCGCCACACCCAGTACTTCGTCTACGTGCTCGAAGCCAGCCTCGTCTTCCACGGCGGTCTGGTCATCCCGTTGCTCAGCGAGTTCCTCGAACACGCGCTGGGCGACAGCGAAGCGCAGAAGCAGGATTGCGAGCTGCGCGGCTTTGCGCGCTTGAGCGACCGGCTCAAGAGGCTGTTCCCGCGCCTGCCGATCCTGCTCGTGCTCGACGGACTCTACGCCAACGGGCCGGTGATGCAACGCTGCCGGCGCGCCGGCTGGCAGTTCATGATCGTCCTCCGGGACAAGGATCTGCCCTCGGTCTGGGAGGAGTTCCGCGCGCTGCAGCCCCGGCAGTCGCAAACCCGGCAGCTGGACTGGGGCAAACGCCAACAGCACTTCAGCTGGGTCAATGACATCGAGTATGCCTTTGGCGCGAACGGTCGTTGCCGGCTCAAGCTGCACGTGGTCGTCTGTGAGGAAAGCTGGCAGCGGGTCGACCAACAGGCCGCCATCGTGACCGAGACGGCACGCCACGCCTGGCTCTCCAGTCGGCCGCTCAGCTGCGAGAACGTCCATGTGCGTTGCAATCTCGGCGCCCGCCACCGCTGGGGCATCGAAGCGGGCTTCCTCGTCGAGAAACACCAGGGCTACCACTACGAGCATGCCTTTGCCCTCGACTGGAATGCGATGCGCGGCTACCACCTCCTGATGCGGCTGGCGCATGTCTTCAATACCCTGGCGCGCTTCACGCGACAGCTGCGCGATCTGTTCGACCAACTCGGCGTGCGCGGGGCCATCGCCTTCATCCGAAATTCCTGCGCTGCGCCCTGGCTCGATTCCGCGCGGATGCGCGTGCTTCTCGCCAAACCCTTTCTGCTGCAACTCGAGTGA